In one Gemmatimonadota bacterium genomic region, the following are encoded:
- a CDS encoding type I restriction-modification system subunit M: MTEQDQKELGKTLWNIADQLRGAMNADDFRDYMLSFLFLRYLSGNYEVAAKKELGADYPKHDNIGHANGDATTPLQLWYQQNMGDAAEFEKQMRRKVHYVIKPDYLWDHIAYLAKTQNDELLNTLQKGFKYIEEESFQSNFQGLFSEINLASDKLGRKYADRNSKLCAIISEISKGMGEFSSEADALGDAYEYLIGQFAAGSGKKAGEFYTPQQISNILSAIVTLDSQDPKTGNRSKLESVFDFACGSGSLLLNVRRHLKEAGGTIGKIYGQESNITTYNLARMNMLLHGVKDTEFEIYHGDSLKNDWDWLRETNPAKKPQFDAVVANPPFSFRWEPKDEVSDDPRFKNHGAAPKSAADFAFLLHGLHYLKDDGVMAIILPHGVLFRGGKEADIRIKLLKDGHIDTVIGLPPNLFYSTGIPVCILVLKKCKKPDDVLFINATEHFEPGKRQNRLREEDIELIIGTYQHRKEQERYSRRVSMKEITDNDYNLNISRYISTAEAEEEIDLAATHDELVRIEGEIVQSTLKHNAFLKELGVPPLPLGNSDSK; the protein is encoded by the coding sequence ATGACTGAACAAGACCAAAAAGAGCTTGGTAAGACCCTCTGGAACATCGCTGATCAATTACGCGGCGCAATGAACGCGGACGACTTCCGCGACTATATGCTGTCGTTCCTGTTCCTGCGCTACCTCTCGGGCAACTACGAGGTCGCCGCAAAAAAGGAATTGGGTGCGGACTACCCCAAGCATGACAACATCGGCCATGCCAACGGCGATGCCACGACGCCGCTGCAGCTATGGTACCAGCAGAACATGGGAGATGCGGCGGAGTTCGAAAAGCAGATGCGCCGCAAGGTGCATTACGTGATCAAGCCTGACTACCTCTGGGATCACATCGCCTACCTGGCAAAGACGCAGAACGATGAACTGCTGAACACCCTGCAGAAAGGGTTTAAGTACATCGAGGAAGAGTCGTTCCAGAGCAACTTCCAGGGTCTGTTCTCCGAGATCAACCTCGCATCCGACAAACTGGGACGCAAGTACGCCGACCGCAACAGCAAGCTTTGCGCGATCATCAGTGAGATCTCTAAGGGAATGGGGGAATTCTCATCCGAGGCAGACGCACTGGGCGACGCGTACGAATACCTGATCGGGCAGTTCGCGGCGGGCTCCGGGAAGAAGGCCGGGGAGTTCTACACGCCGCAGCAAATCTCGAACATCCTCTCCGCCATCGTCACGCTCGACAGTCAGGATCCCAAGACCGGGAACCGCAGCAAGCTAGAGAGCGTGTTCGATTTCGCCTGCGGCTCGGGCTCGCTGTTGCTCAATGTGCGCCGTCACTTGAAAGAGGCCGGCGGTACCATTGGCAAGATCTACGGACAGGAGTCAAACATCACCACCTACAACCTGGCGCGCATGAACATGCTATTGCACGGGGTGAAGGACACTGAGTTTGAGATCTATCATGGCGACTCTCTAAAAAATGACTGGGATTGGCTTCGCGAAACGAACCCAGCGAAGAAACCGCAGTTCGACGCTGTGGTTGCAAATCCGCCATTCAGCTTTCGCTGGGAACCCAAGGATGAAGTGAGTGATGATCCGCGCTTCAAGAACCATGGCGCGGCTCCAAAGAGCGCCGCTGACTTCGCCTTCCTGCTGCACGGCTTGCATTACCTGAAAGACGACGGGGTGATGGCCATCATCCTGCCGCACGGCGTGTTGTTCCGTGGTGGCAAGGAAGCGGACATCCGCATCAAGCTGCTTAAGGACGGGCACATCGACACAGTGATCGGCCTGCCACCCAACCTATTCTACTCGACTGGGATCCCGGTTTGCATTCTGGTGCTAAAGAAGTGCAAGAAGCCGGATGACGTGCTGTTCATCAATGCGACTGAACATTTCGAACCTGGTAAACGGCAGAACCGACTCCGAGAAGAGGATATCGAACTGATCATCGGTACGTATCAACATCGCAAGGAGCAGGAGCGGTATTCCCGTCGCGTGTCGATGAAGGAGATCACGGACAACGATTACAACCTGAACATCTCACGCTACATCAGTACTGCCGAGGCGGAAGAAGAGATCGATCTCGCGGCGACGCATGACGAACTCGTCAGGATTGAGGGCGAAATCGTTCAGTCAACGCTGAAGCACAATGCGTTTCTAAAGGAGCTTGGTGTGCCCCCCCTCCCGTTGGGCAATTCGGATTCAAAGTAG